In a single window of the Equus quagga isolate Etosha38 chromosome 7, UCLA_HA_Equagga_1.0, whole genome shotgun sequence genome:
- the UFSP1 gene encoding inactive Ufm1-specific protease 1 encodes MGDKPPGFRGSRSWIGCVEASLCLHHFGGPQGRLCHVPRGAGLERELERLYSHFAGGGGPVMVGGDADAQSKALLGVCLGPDTEAYVLVLDPHCWGAPKNSTELQTAGWVGWREVSTAFDPNSFYNLCLTSHNAKKQQHALD; translated from the coding sequence ATGGGCGACAAGCCCCCCGGGTTCCGGGGCTCCCGGAGCTGGATCGGCTGTGTGGaggccagcctctgcctccaccatTTCGGAGGGCCCCAGGGGCGCCTATGCCACGTGCCCCGTGGAGCCGGGCTTgagagggagctggagaggcTTTACTCCCACTTCGCAGGGGGCGGAGGGCCTGTCATGGTTGGGGGCGATGCGGATGCCCAGTCCAAGGCCTTGCTGGGAGTCTGTCTGGGGCCAGACACTGAAGCCTACGTCCTGGTATTGGACCCTCACTGCTGGGGTGCTCCGAAAAACTCCACTGAACTGCAGACTGCTGGGTGGGTGGGCTGGCGAGAGGTAAGCACAGCCTTTGACCCCAACTCGTTCTACAACCTGTGTCTGACCAGCCATAACGCCAAAAAGCAACAGCATGCCCTGGACTGA
- the SRRT gene encoding serrate RNA effector molecule homolog isoform X1, with protein MGDSDDEYDRRRRDKFRRERSDYDRSRERDERRRGDDWNDREWDRGRERRSRGEYRDYDRNRRERFSPPRHELSPPQKRMRRDWDEHSSDPYHSGYEMPYAGGGGGPTYGPPQPWGHPDVHIMQHHVLPIQARLGSIAEIDLGVPPPVMKTFKEFLLSLDDSVDETEAVKRYNDYKLDFRRQQMQDFFLAHKDEEWFRSKYHPDEVGKRRQEARGALQNRLRVFLSLMESGWFDNLLLDIDKADAIVKMLDAAVIKMEGGTENDLRILEQEEEEEQAGKPGEPSKKEEGRAGPGLGDGERKANDKDDKKEDGTQAENDSSSDDKTKKSEGDGEKEEKKDDAEKEAKKSSKKRNRKHSGEDSFDEGSVSESESESESGQAEEEKEDAEEALKEKEKPKEEEREKPKDTPGLECKPRPLHKTCSLFMRNIAPNISRAEIISLCKRYPGFMRVALSEPQPERRFFRRGWVTFDRSVNIKEICWNLQNIRLRECELSPGVNRDLTRRVRNINGITQHKQIVRNDIKLAAKLIHTLDDRTQLWASEPGTPPLPTSLPSQNPILKNITDYLIEEVSAEEEELLGSSGGAPPEEPPKEGNPAEINVERDEKLIKVLDKLLLYLRIVHSLDYYNTCEYPNEDEMPNRCGIIHVRGPMPPNRISHGEVLEWQKTFEEKLTPLLSVRESLSEEEAQKMGRKDPEQEVEKFVTSNTQELGKDKWLCPLSGKKFKGPEFVRKHIFNKHAEKIEEVKKEVAFFNNFLTDAKRPALPEIKPAQPPGPAQILPPGLTPGLPYPHQTPQGLMPYGQPRPPILGYGAGAVRPAVPTGGPPYPHAPYGAGRGNYDAFRGQGGYPGKPRNRMVRGDPRAIVEYRDLDAPDDVDFF; from the exons ATGGGTGACAGTGATGACGAGTACGATCGCAGGCGCAGGGACAAGTTTAGAAGAGAGCGCAGCGACTATGACCGTTCCAGGGAGAGGGATGAAAGACGGCGAGGGGACGATTGGAATGACCG AGAGTGGGACCGTGGCCGGGAGCGCCGCAGTCGGGGTGAATATCGCGACTATGACCGGAATCGGCGAGAGCGCTTCTCTCCTCCCCGCCACGAGCTCAGCCCCCCGCAGAAGCGCATGCGGCGAGACTG GGATGAGCACAGCTCTGACCCATACCACAGTGGCTATGAGATGCCCTAtgctggggggggtgggggcccAACTTATGGCccccctcagccctggggccaCCCAGACGTCCACATCATGCAGCATCATGTTCTGCCTATCCAGGCCAG GCTGGGCAGCATTGCAGAGATCGACTTGGGTGTGCCACCACCGGTGATGAAGACCTTCAAGGAGTTTCTCCTGTCATTGGATGACTCTGTGGATGAGACCGAGGCAGTTAAGCGCTATAATGACTACAAGCTGGATTTTCGAAGGCAGCAGATGCAGGATTTCTTCCTGGCTCATAAAGATGAGGAGTG gtTTCGCTCTAAGTACCACCCAGATGAGGTGGGGAAGCGTAGGCAGGAGGCCCGGGGGGCCCTGCAAAACCGCCTGAGGGTATTCCTGTCCCTCATGGAGAGTGGCTGGTTTGATAATCTTCTCCTGGACATAGACAAAGCTGATGCCATTGTCAAGATGCTGGATGCAG CTGTGATTAAGATGGAAGGAGGTACAGAGAATGACCTACGCATCCtggagcaagaggaggaggaggaacaggcaGGAAAGCCCGGGGAGCCtagcaagaaagaggaaggccGGGCTGGACCAGGCCTGGGGGATGGAGAGCGCAAGGCCAACGACAAGGATGACAAGAAAGAAGATGGCACACAG GCTGAAAATGACAGTTCTAGTGATGACAAAACTAAGAAATCCGAGGGTgatggggaaaaggaagagaagaaagacgaCGCTGAGAAAGAAGCCAAAAAG AGCAGCAAGAAGCGGAACAGGAAGCACAGTGGTGAGGACAGCTTTGACGAGGGCAGTGTGTCGGAGTCCGAGTCGGAGTCCGAGAGCGGccaagcagaggaggagaaggaggatgcTG AAGAAGCACTCAAGGAAAAGGAGAAGcccaaggaagaagaaagggagaagccTAAGGACACCCCTGGGCTGGAGTGTAAGCCCCGGCCACTGCATAAGACTTGCTCTCTCTTCATGCGCAACATCGCCCCCAACATCTCCCGGGCTGAGATCATTTCT CTTTGTAAAAGATATCCAGGCTTTATGCGTGTGGCACTGTCGGAGCCTCAGCCCGAGAGGAG GTTTTTCCGGCGTGGCTGGGTGACCTTTGACCGCAGTGTTAACATCAAGGAGATTTGTTGGAACCTGCAGAATATTCGA CTCCGAGAGTGTGAGCTGAGCCCTGGCGTGAACAGAGACCTGACCCGTCGCGTCCGCAACATCAACGGCATCACCCAACACAAGCAGATAGTGCGCAATGACATCAAGCTGGCCGCCAAGCTGATCCATACGCTGGACGACAGGACTCAGCTCTGGGCCTCTGAGCCCGGGACACCTCCTCTGCCAACA agtCTGCCCTCTCAGAACCCAATCTTGAAGAATATCACCGACTACCTGATTGAGGAAGTGAGTgccgaggaggaggagctgctgggGAGCAGTGGGGGGGCCCCCCCTGAGGAGCCCCCTAAGGAAGGGAACCCAGCAGAGATCAACGTGGAACGGGATGAGAAGCTTATCAAG GTTTTGGACAAACTCCTTCTCTATTTGCGCATTGTGCATTCCCTGGATTATTATAACACGTGCGAGTACCCCAATGAGGATGAAATGCCCAACCGTTGTGGCATCATCCATGTTCGGGGGCCCATGCCACCCAACCGCATCAGTCATGGAGAAG TGCTAGAGTGGCAGAAGACATTTGAGGAGAAGCTGACTCCGCTGCTGAGTGTGCGGGAATCTCTTTCAGAGGAAGAGGCCCAGAAGATGGGTCGCAAAGACCCTGAGCAGGAAGTGGAAAAGTTTGTCACCTCTAACACCCAGGAACTGGGCAAGGATAAGTGGCTGTGCCCTCTCAGTGGCAAGAAATTCAAG GGCCCTGAGTTTGTACGGAAACATATCTTTAACAAGCATGCAGAGAAAATTGAGGAAGTGAAGAAGGAGGTGGCCTTTTTTAACAACTTTCTCACTGATGCCAAGCGCCCAGCTCTGCCTGAGATCAAGCCAGCTCAGCCACCTGGCCCTGCCCAGA TACTCCCCCCAGGCCTGACTCCGGGACTCCCCTACCCACACCAGACTCCCCAGGGCCTGATGCCCTATGGTCAGCCTCGGCCCCCCATTTTGGGATATGGAG CTGGTGCTGTGCGCCCTGCAGTCCCCACAGGAGGGCCTCCATACCCGCATGCCCCCTATGGTGCTGGCCGAGGGAACTATGATGCCTTCCGAGGCCAGGGAGGTTATCCTGGAAAACCTCGAAACAG GATGGTCCGTGGAGACCCACGGGCCATTGTGGAATATCGTGACCTGGATGCTCCAGATGATGTGGATTTCTTTTGA
- the SRRT gene encoding serrate RNA effector molecule homolog isoform X4, producing the protein MGDSDDEYDRRRRDKFRRERSDYDRSRERDERRRGDDWNDREWDRGRERRSRGEYRDYDRNRRERFSPPRHELSPPQKRMRRDWDEHSSDPYHSGYEMPYAGGGGGPTYGPPQPWGHPDVHIMQHHVLPIQARLGSIAEIDLGVPPPVMKTFKEFLLSLDDSVDETEAVKRYNDYKLDFRRQQMQDFFLAHKDEEWFRSKYHPDEVGKRRQEARGALQNRLRVFLSLMESGWFDNLLLDIDKADAIVKMLDAAVIKMEGGTENDLRILEQEEEEEQAGKPGEPSKKEEGRAGPGLGDGERKANDKDDKKEDGTQAENDSSSDDKTKKSEGDGEKEEKKDDAEKEAKKSSKKRNRKHSGEDSFDEGSVSESESESESGQAEEEKEDAEALKEKEKPKEEEREKPKDTPGLECKPRPLHKTCSLFMRNIAPNISRAEIISLCKRYPGFMRVALSEPQPERRFFRRGWVTFDRSVNIKEICWNLQNIRLRECELSPGVNRDLTRRVRNINGITQHKQIVRNDIKLAAKLIHTLDDRTQLWASEPGTPPLPTSLPSQNPILKNITDYLIEEVSAEEEELLGSSGGAPPEEPPKEGNPAEINVERDEKLIKVLDKLLLYLRIVHSLDYYNTCEYPNEDEMPNRCGIIHVRGPMPPNRISHGEVLEWQKTFEEKLTPLLSVRESLSEEEAQKMGRKDPEQEVEKFVTSNTQELGKDKWLCPLSGKKFKGPEFVRKHIFNKHAEKIEEVKKEVAFFNNFLTDAKRPALPEIKPAQPPGPAQSLTPGLPYPHQTPQGLMPYGQPRPPILGYGAGAVRPAVPTGGPPYPHAPYGAGRGNYDAFRGQGGYPGKPRNRMVRGDPRAIVEYRDLDAPDDVDFF; encoded by the exons ATGGGTGACAGTGATGACGAGTACGATCGCAGGCGCAGGGACAAGTTTAGAAGAGAGCGCAGCGACTATGACCGTTCCAGGGAGAGGGATGAAAGACGGCGAGGGGACGATTGGAATGACCG AGAGTGGGACCGTGGCCGGGAGCGCCGCAGTCGGGGTGAATATCGCGACTATGACCGGAATCGGCGAGAGCGCTTCTCTCCTCCCCGCCACGAGCTCAGCCCCCCGCAGAAGCGCATGCGGCGAGACTG GGATGAGCACAGCTCTGACCCATACCACAGTGGCTATGAGATGCCCTAtgctggggggggtgggggcccAACTTATGGCccccctcagccctggggccaCCCAGACGTCCACATCATGCAGCATCATGTTCTGCCTATCCAGGCCAG GCTGGGCAGCATTGCAGAGATCGACTTGGGTGTGCCACCACCGGTGATGAAGACCTTCAAGGAGTTTCTCCTGTCATTGGATGACTCTGTGGATGAGACCGAGGCAGTTAAGCGCTATAATGACTACAAGCTGGATTTTCGAAGGCAGCAGATGCAGGATTTCTTCCTGGCTCATAAAGATGAGGAGTG gtTTCGCTCTAAGTACCACCCAGATGAGGTGGGGAAGCGTAGGCAGGAGGCCCGGGGGGCCCTGCAAAACCGCCTGAGGGTATTCCTGTCCCTCATGGAGAGTGGCTGGTTTGATAATCTTCTCCTGGACATAGACAAAGCTGATGCCATTGTCAAGATGCTGGATGCAG CTGTGATTAAGATGGAAGGAGGTACAGAGAATGACCTACGCATCCtggagcaagaggaggaggaggaacaggcaGGAAAGCCCGGGGAGCCtagcaagaaagaggaaggccGGGCTGGACCAGGCCTGGGGGATGGAGAGCGCAAGGCCAACGACAAGGATGACAAGAAAGAAGATGGCACACAG GCTGAAAATGACAGTTCTAGTGATGACAAAACTAAGAAATCCGAGGGTgatggggaaaaggaagagaagaaagacgaCGCTGAGAAAGAAGCCAAAAAG AGCAGCAAGAAGCGGAACAGGAAGCACAGTGGTGAGGACAGCTTTGACGAGGGCAGTGTGTCGGAGTCCGAGTCGGAGTCCGAGAGCGGccaagcagaggaggagaaggaggatgcTG AAGCACTCAAGGAAAAGGAGAAGcccaaggaagaagaaagggagaagccTAAGGACACCCCTGGGCTGGAGTGTAAGCCCCGGCCACTGCATAAGACTTGCTCTCTCTTCATGCGCAACATCGCCCCCAACATCTCCCGGGCTGAGATCATTTCT CTTTGTAAAAGATATCCAGGCTTTATGCGTGTGGCACTGTCGGAGCCTCAGCCCGAGAGGAG GTTTTTCCGGCGTGGCTGGGTGACCTTTGACCGCAGTGTTAACATCAAGGAGATTTGTTGGAACCTGCAGAATATTCGA CTCCGAGAGTGTGAGCTGAGCCCTGGCGTGAACAGAGACCTGACCCGTCGCGTCCGCAACATCAACGGCATCACCCAACACAAGCAGATAGTGCGCAATGACATCAAGCTGGCCGCCAAGCTGATCCATACGCTGGACGACAGGACTCAGCTCTGGGCCTCTGAGCCCGGGACACCTCCTCTGCCAACA agtCTGCCCTCTCAGAACCCAATCTTGAAGAATATCACCGACTACCTGATTGAGGAAGTGAGTgccgaggaggaggagctgctgggGAGCAGTGGGGGGGCCCCCCCTGAGGAGCCCCCTAAGGAAGGGAACCCAGCAGAGATCAACGTGGAACGGGATGAGAAGCTTATCAAG GTTTTGGACAAACTCCTTCTCTATTTGCGCATTGTGCATTCCCTGGATTATTATAACACGTGCGAGTACCCCAATGAGGATGAAATGCCCAACCGTTGTGGCATCATCCATGTTCGGGGGCCCATGCCACCCAACCGCATCAGTCATGGAGAAG TGCTAGAGTGGCAGAAGACATTTGAGGAGAAGCTGACTCCGCTGCTGAGTGTGCGGGAATCTCTTTCAGAGGAAGAGGCCCAGAAGATGGGTCGCAAAGACCCTGAGCAGGAAGTGGAAAAGTTTGTCACCTCTAACACCCAGGAACTGGGCAAGGATAAGTGGCTGTGCCCTCTCAGTGGCAAGAAATTCAAG GGCCCTGAGTTTGTACGGAAACATATCTTTAACAAGCATGCAGAGAAAATTGAGGAAGTGAAGAAGGAGGTGGCCTTTTTTAACAACTTTCTCACTGATGCCAAGCGCCCAGCTCTGCCTGAGATCAAGCCAGCTCAGCCACCTGGCCCTGCCCAGA GCCTGACTCCGGGACTCCCCTACCCACACCAGACTCCCCAGGGCCTGATGCCCTATGGTCAGCCTCGGCCCCCCATTTTGGGATATGGAG CTGGTGCTGTGCGCCCTGCAGTCCCCACAGGAGGGCCTCCATACCCGCATGCCCCCTATGGTGCTGGCCGAGGGAACTATGATGCCTTCCGAGGCCAGGGAGGTTATCCTGGAAAACCTCGAAACAG GATGGTCCGTGGAGACCCACGGGCCATTGTGGAATATCGTGACCTGGATGCTCCAGATGATGTGGATTTCTTTTGA
- the SRRT gene encoding serrate RNA effector molecule homolog isoform X2 produces MGDSDDEYDRRRRDKFRRERSDYDRSRERDERRRGDDWNDREWDRGRERRSRGEYRDYDRNRRERFSPPRHELSPPQKRMRRDWDEHSSDPYHSGYEMPYAGGGGGPTYGPPQPWGHPDVHIMQHHVLPIQARLGSIAEIDLGVPPPVMKTFKEFLLSLDDSVDETEAVKRYNDYKLDFRRQQMQDFFLAHKDEEWFRSKYHPDEVGKRRQEARGALQNRLRVFLSLMESGWFDNLLLDIDKADAIVKMLDAAVIKMEGGTENDLRILEQEEEEEQAGKPGEPSKKEEGRAGPGLGDGERKANDKDDKKEDGTQAENDSSSDDKTKKSEGDGEKEEKKDDAEKEAKKSSKKRNRKHSGEDSFDEGSVSESESESESGQAEEEKEDAEALKEKEKPKEEEREKPKDTPGLECKPRPLHKTCSLFMRNIAPNISRAEIISLCKRYPGFMRVALSEPQPERRFFRRGWVTFDRSVNIKEICWNLQNIRLRECELSPGVNRDLTRRVRNINGITQHKQIVRNDIKLAAKLIHTLDDRTQLWASEPGTPPLPTSLPSQNPILKNITDYLIEEVSAEEEELLGSSGGAPPEEPPKEGNPAEINVERDEKLIKVLDKLLLYLRIVHSLDYYNTCEYPNEDEMPNRCGIIHVRGPMPPNRISHGEVLEWQKTFEEKLTPLLSVRESLSEEEAQKMGRKDPEQEVEKFVTSNTQELGKDKWLCPLSGKKFKGPEFVRKHIFNKHAEKIEEVKKEVAFFNNFLTDAKRPALPEIKPAQPPGPAQILPPGLTPGLPYPHQTPQGLMPYGQPRPPILGYGAGAVRPAVPTGGPPYPHAPYGAGRGNYDAFRGQGGYPGKPRNRMVRGDPRAIVEYRDLDAPDDVDFF; encoded by the exons ATGGGTGACAGTGATGACGAGTACGATCGCAGGCGCAGGGACAAGTTTAGAAGAGAGCGCAGCGACTATGACCGTTCCAGGGAGAGGGATGAAAGACGGCGAGGGGACGATTGGAATGACCG AGAGTGGGACCGTGGCCGGGAGCGCCGCAGTCGGGGTGAATATCGCGACTATGACCGGAATCGGCGAGAGCGCTTCTCTCCTCCCCGCCACGAGCTCAGCCCCCCGCAGAAGCGCATGCGGCGAGACTG GGATGAGCACAGCTCTGACCCATACCACAGTGGCTATGAGATGCCCTAtgctggggggggtgggggcccAACTTATGGCccccctcagccctggggccaCCCAGACGTCCACATCATGCAGCATCATGTTCTGCCTATCCAGGCCAG GCTGGGCAGCATTGCAGAGATCGACTTGGGTGTGCCACCACCGGTGATGAAGACCTTCAAGGAGTTTCTCCTGTCATTGGATGACTCTGTGGATGAGACCGAGGCAGTTAAGCGCTATAATGACTACAAGCTGGATTTTCGAAGGCAGCAGATGCAGGATTTCTTCCTGGCTCATAAAGATGAGGAGTG gtTTCGCTCTAAGTACCACCCAGATGAGGTGGGGAAGCGTAGGCAGGAGGCCCGGGGGGCCCTGCAAAACCGCCTGAGGGTATTCCTGTCCCTCATGGAGAGTGGCTGGTTTGATAATCTTCTCCTGGACATAGACAAAGCTGATGCCATTGTCAAGATGCTGGATGCAG CTGTGATTAAGATGGAAGGAGGTACAGAGAATGACCTACGCATCCtggagcaagaggaggaggaggaacaggcaGGAAAGCCCGGGGAGCCtagcaagaaagaggaaggccGGGCTGGACCAGGCCTGGGGGATGGAGAGCGCAAGGCCAACGACAAGGATGACAAGAAAGAAGATGGCACACAG GCTGAAAATGACAGTTCTAGTGATGACAAAACTAAGAAATCCGAGGGTgatggggaaaaggaagagaagaaagacgaCGCTGAGAAAGAAGCCAAAAAG AGCAGCAAGAAGCGGAACAGGAAGCACAGTGGTGAGGACAGCTTTGACGAGGGCAGTGTGTCGGAGTCCGAGTCGGAGTCCGAGAGCGGccaagcagaggaggagaaggaggatgcTG AAGCACTCAAGGAAAAGGAGAAGcccaaggaagaagaaagggagaagccTAAGGACACCCCTGGGCTGGAGTGTAAGCCCCGGCCACTGCATAAGACTTGCTCTCTCTTCATGCGCAACATCGCCCCCAACATCTCCCGGGCTGAGATCATTTCT CTTTGTAAAAGATATCCAGGCTTTATGCGTGTGGCACTGTCGGAGCCTCAGCCCGAGAGGAG GTTTTTCCGGCGTGGCTGGGTGACCTTTGACCGCAGTGTTAACATCAAGGAGATTTGTTGGAACCTGCAGAATATTCGA CTCCGAGAGTGTGAGCTGAGCCCTGGCGTGAACAGAGACCTGACCCGTCGCGTCCGCAACATCAACGGCATCACCCAACACAAGCAGATAGTGCGCAATGACATCAAGCTGGCCGCCAAGCTGATCCATACGCTGGACGACAGGACTCAGCTCTGGGCCTCTGAGCCCGGGACACCTCCTCTGCCAACA agtCTGCCCTCTCAGAACCCAATCTTGAAGAATATCACCGACTACCTGATTGAGGAAGTGAGTgccgaggaggaggagctgctgggGAGCAGTGGGGGGGCCCCCCCTGAGGAGCCCCCTAAGGAAGGGAACCCAGCAGAGATCAACGTGGAACGGGATGAGAAGCTTATCAAG GTTTTGGACAAACTCCTTCTCTATTTGCGCATTGTGCATTCCCTGGATTATTATAACACGTGCGAGTACCCCAATGAGGATGAAATGCCCAACCGTTGTGGCATCATCCATGTTCGGGGGCCCATGCCACCCAACCGCATCAGTCATGGAGAAG TGCTAGAGTGGCAGAAGACATTTGAGGAGAAGCTGACTCCGCTGCTGAGTGTGCGGGAATCTCTTTCAGAGGAAGAGGCCCAGAAGATGGGTCGCAAAGACCCTGAGCAGGAAGTGGAAAAGTTTGTCACCTCTAACACCCAGGAACTGGGCAAGGATAAGTGGCTGTGCCCTCTCAGTGGCAAGAAATTCAAG GGCCCTGAGTTTGTACGGAAACATATCTTTAACAAGCATGCAGAGAAAATTGAGGAAGTGAAGAAGGAGGTGGCCTTTTTTAACAACTTTCTCACTGATGCCAAGCGCCCAGCTCTGCCTGAGATCAAGCCAGCTCAGCCACCTGGCCCTGCCCAGA TACTCCCCCCAGGCCTGACTCCGGGACTCCCCTACCCACACCAGACTCCCCAGGGCCTGATGCCCTATGGTCAGCCTCGGCCCCCCATTTTGGGATATGGAG CTGGTGCTGTGCGCCCTGCAGTCCCCACAGGAGGGCCTCCATACCCGCATGCCCCCTATGGTGCTGGCCGAGGGAACTATGATGCCTTCCGAGGCCAGGGAGGTTATCCTGGAAAACCTCGAAACAG GATGGTCCGTGGAGACCCACGGGCCATTGTGGAATATCGTGACCTGGATGCTCCAGATGATGTGGATTTCTTTTGA
- the SRRT gene encoding serrate RNA effector molecule homolog isoform X3 has product MGDSDDEYDRRRRDKFRRERSDYDRSRERDERRRGDDWNDREWDRGRERRSRGEYRDYDRNRRERFSPPRHELSPPQKRMRRDWDEHSSDPYHSGYEMPYAGGGGGPTYGPPQPWGHPDVHIMQHHVLPIQARLGSIAEIDLGVPPPVMKTFKEFLLSLDDSVDETEAVKRYNDYKLDFRRQQMQDFFLAHKDEEWFRSKYHPDEVGKRRQEARGALQNRLRVFLSLMESGWFDNLLLDIDKADAIVKMLDAAVIKMEGGTENDLRILEQEEEEEQAGKPGEPSKKEEGRAGPGLGDGERKANDKDDKKEDGTQAENDSSSDDKTKKSEGDGEKEEKKDDAEKEAKKSSKKRNRKHSGEDSFDEGSVSESESESESGQAEEEKEDAEEALKEKEKPKEEEREKPKDTPGLECKPRPLHKTCSLFMRNIAPNISRAEIISLCKRYPGFMRVALSEPQPERRFFRRGWVTFDRSVNIKEICWNLQNIRLRECELSPGVNRDLTRRVRNINGITQHKQIVRNDIKLAAKLIHTLDDRTQLWASEPGTPPLPTSLPSQNPILKNITDYLIEEVSAEEEELLGSSGGAPPEEPPKEGNPAEINVERDEKLIKVLDKLLLYLRIVHSLDYYNTCEYPNEDEMPNRCGIIHVRGPMPPNRISHGEVLEWQKTFEEKLTPLLSVRESLSEEEAQKMGRKDPEQEVEKFVTSNTQELGKDKWLCPLSGKKFKGPEFVRKHIFNKHAEKIEEVKKEVAFFNNFLTDAKRPALPEIKPAQPPGPAQSLTPGLPYPHQTPQGLMPYGQPRPPILGYGAGAVRPAVPTGGPPYPHAPYGAGRGNYDAFRGQGGYPGKPRNRMVRGDPRAIVEYRDLDAPDDVDFF; this is encoded by the exons ATGGGTGACAGTGATGACGAGTACGATCGCAGGCGCAGGGACAAGTTTAGAAGAGAGCGCAGCGACTATGACCGTTCCAGGGAGAGGGATGAAAGACGGCGAGGGGACGATTGGAATGACCG AGAGTGGGACCGTGGCCGGGAGCGCCGCAGTCGGGGTGAATATCGCGACTATGACCGGAATCGGCGAGAGCGCTTCTCTCCTCCCCGCCACGAGCTCAGCCCCCCGCAGAAGCGCATGCGGCGAGACTG GGATGAGCACAGCTCTGACCCATACCACAGTGGCTATGAGATGCCCTAtgctggggggggtgggggcccAACTTATGGCccccctcagccctggggccaCCCAGACGTCCACATCATGCAGCATCATGTTCTGCCTATCCAGGCCAG GCTGGGCAGCATTGCAGAGATCGACTTGGGTGTGCCACCACCGGTGATGAAGACCTTCAAGGAGTTTCTCCTGTCATTGGATGACTCTGTGGATGAGACCGAGGCAGTTAAGCGCTATAATGACTACAAGCTGGATTTTCGAAGGCAGCAGATGCAGGATTTCTTCCTGGCTCATAAAGATGAGGAGTG gtTTCGCTCTAAGTACCACCCAGATGAGGTGGGGAAGCGTAGGCAGGAGGCCCGGGGGGCCCTGCAAAACCGCCTGAGGGTATTCCTGTCCCTCATGGAGAGTGGCTGGTTTGATAATCTTCTCCTGGACATAGACAAAGCTGATGCCATTGTCAAGATGCTGGATGCAG CTGTGATTAAGATGGAAGGAGGTACAGAGAATGACCTACGCATCCtggagcaagaggaggaggaggaacaggcaGGAAAGCCCGGGGAGCCtagcaagaaagaggaaggccGGGCTGGACCAGGCCTGGGGGATGGAGAGCGCAAGGCCAACGACAAGGATGACAAGAAAGAAGATGGCACACAG GCTGAAAATGACAGTTCTAGTGATGACAAAACTAAGAAATCCGAGGGTgatggggaaaaggaagagaagaaagacgaCGCTGAGAAAGAAGCCAAAAAG AGCAGCAAGAAGCGGAACAGGAAGCACAGTGGTGAGGACAGCTTTGACGAGGGCAGTGTGTCGGAGTCCGAGTCGGAGTCCGAGAGCGGccaagcagaggaggagaaggaggatgcTG AAGAAGCACTCAAGGAAAAGGAGAAGcccaaggaagaagaaagggagaagccTAAGGACACCCCTGGGCTGGAGTGTAAGCCCCGGCCACTGCATAAGACTTGCTCTCTCTTCATGCGCAACATCGCCCCCAACATCTCCCGGGCTGAGATCATTTCT CTTTGTAAAAGATATCCAGGCTTTATGCGTGTGGCACTGTCGGAGCCTCAGCCCGAGAGGAG GTTTTTCCGGCGTGGCTGGGTGACCTTTGACCGCAGTGTTAACATCAAGGAGATTTGTTGGAACCTGCAGAATATTCGA CTCCGAGAGTGTGAGCTGAGCCCTGGCGTGAACAGAGACCTGACCCGTCGCGTCCGCAACATCAACGGCATCACCCAACACAAGCAGATAGTGCGCAATGACATCAAGCTGGCCGCCAAGCTGATCCATACGCTGGACGACAGGACTCAGCTCTGGGCCTCTGAGCCCGGGACACCTCCTCTGCCAACA agtCTGCCCTCTCAGAACCCAATCTTGAAGAATATCACCGACTACCTGATTGAGGAAGTGAGTgccgaggaggaggagctgctgggGAGCAGTGGGGGGGCCCCCCCTGAGGAGCCCCCTAAGGAAGGGAACCCAGCAGAGATCAACGTGGAACGGGATGAGAAGCTTATCAAG GTTTTGGACAAACTCCTTCTCTATTTGCGCATTGTGCATTCCCTGGATTATTATAACACGTGCGAGTACCCCAATGAGGATGAAATGCCCAACCGTTGTGGCATCATCCATGTTCGGGGGCCCATGCCACCCAACCGCATCAGTCATGGAGAAG TGCTAGAGTGGCAGAAGACATTTGAGGAGAAGCTGACTCCGCTGCTGAGTGTGCGGGAATCTCTTTCAGAGGAAGAGGCCCAGAAGATGGGTCGCAAAGACCCTGAGCAGGAAGTGGAAAAGTTTGTCACCTCTAACACCCAGGAACTGGGCAAGGATAAGTGGCTGTGCCCTCTCAGTGGCAAGAAATTCAAG GGCCCTGAGTTTGTACGGAAACATATCTTTAACAAGCATGCAGAGAAAATTGAGGAAGTGAAGAAGGAGGTGGCCTTTTTTAACAACTTTCTCACTGATGCCAAGCGCCCAGCTCTGCCTGAGATCAAGCCAGCTCAGCCACCTGGCCCTGCCCAGA GCCTGACTCCGGGACTCCCCTACCCACACCAGACTCCCCAGGGCCTGATGCCCTATGGTCAGCCTCGGCCCCCCATTTTGGGATATGGAG CTGGTGCTGTGCGCCCTGCAGTCCCCACAGGAGGGCCTCCATACCCGCATGCCCCCTATGGTGCTGGCCGAGGGAACTATGATGCCTTCCGAGGCCAGGGAGGTTATCCTGGAAAACCTCGAAACAG GATGGTCCGTGGAGACCCACGGGCCATTGTGGAATATCGTGACCTGGATGCTCCAGATGATGTGGATTTCTTTTGA